In Apium graveolens cultivar Ventura chromosome 10, ASM990537v1, whole genome shotgun sequence, the following are encoded in one genomic region:
- the LOC141692248 gene encoding hypersensitive-induced response protein 4, with protein MGNAFCLFCGCIGQSNVGIVEKWGRFEKLAQPGFSYFNPFAGECIAGILSTRIQSLDVKIETKTKDNVFVQMICSIQYRVVKENADDAFYELQNPKEQIQAYVFDVVRAQVPRMTLDELFEQKGDVAKAVLEELEKVMGEYGYNIEHILMVDIIPDPSVRRAMNEINAAQRMQLASVYKGEAEKVLQIKRAEAEAESKYLGGVGVARQRQAITDGLRENILNFSGKVEGTSAKEVMDLIMITQYFDTIKDFGNSSKNTTVFLPHGPGHVRDISDQIRNGLMEAESARVNDN; from the exons aTGGGGAATGCGTTTTGTTTATTCTGCGGGTGCATAGGGCAATCAAACGTAGGCATAGTAGAAAAGTGGGGACGCTTCGAGAAATTGGCTCAACCTGGTTTTAGTTATTTCAATCCTTTCGCCGGAGAGTGCATCGCCGGCATTCTTTCCACCAGAATTCAGTCCCTCGACGTCAAAATCGAGACCAAAACCAAg GACAATGTTTTTGTGCAAATGATTTGCTCGATTCAGTATCGAGTTGTAAAAGAGAATGCAGATGATGCCTTCTATGAGCTGCAAAATCCCAAGGAGCAGATTCAGGCTTATGTTTTTGATG TGGTACGAGCTCAAGTCCCCAGAATGACATTGGATGAGCTTTTTGAGCAGAAGGGTGATGTTGCTAAAGCAGTCTTGGAGGAACTTGAGAAG GTCATGGGAGAGTATGGTTACAATATTGAGCACATACTGATGGTTGATATCATTCCTGACCCCTCTGTGCGTCGAGCAATGAATGAGATCAATGCAG CGCAAAGGATGCAGCTTGCTAGTGTTTACAAGGGGGAAGCAGAGAAGGTGCTCCAAATTAAAAGGGCGGAAGCGGAGGCGGAGTCCAAGTACCTAGGTGGTGTTGGTGTTGCAAGGCAGAGACAGGCTATAACAGATGGGTTGAGAGAGAACATATTAAACTTCTCTGGCAAGGTTGAGGGGACCTCTGCTAAGGAGGTCATGGATCTTATAATGATCACTCAGTACTTCGACACAATTAAAGACTTCGGAAATTCGTCAAAGAATACCACTGTTTTCCTACCGCATGGTCCAGGTCATGTCAGGGATATCAGTGATCAGATTCGCAATGGTCTGATGGAAGCAGAAAGTGCTCGTGTAAATGACAATTGA